From a single Phragmites australis chromosome 7, lpPhrAust1.1, whole genome shotgun sequence genomic region:
- the LOC133924969 gene encoding uncharacterized protein LOC133924969 — protein MPLHLLSSPAAAAKLAAGLRATPLRSSHSFAPAPHHPERVFLASSLSAAAARSPGPAMAAAEAKLSVSGMKQVLISLSDKTDLAYLGNGLQGLGYSIISTGGTASSLEAAGVNVTKVEEITHFPEMLDGRVKTLHPSIHGGILARRDQEHHLKALKEHGIGTFDVVVVNLYPFYDKVTSGAVSFEDGIENIDIGGPTLIRAAAKNHKDVLVVVDHKDYPALLEYLQGDQDDQQFRKMLAWKAFQHVASYDSAVSEWLWKQSHKGDTFPPSFTVPLELKSMLRYGENPHQKAAFYADKSLSLVGAGGIATAIQHHGKEMSYNNYLDADAAWNCVSEFDSPTCVVVKHTNPCGVASRQDILEAYRLAVRADPVSAFGGIVAFNTTIDEDLAKEIREFRSPTDGQTRMFYEIVVAPSYTEKGLEILKGKSKTLRILEAKRSGKGMLSLRQVNGGWLAQESDDLTPEDITFTTGSERAPQENELSDAKFAWLCAKHVKSNAIVIAKNNCMLGMGSGQPNRRESLRIAFRKAGDEAKGAALASDAFFPFAWNDAVEEACQNGIGIIAQPGGSIRDDDAVACCNKYGVSLVFTGFRHFKH, from the exons ATGCCGCTCCATCTGCTCTCGTCTCCCGCGGCCGCCGCCAAGCTCGCCGCCGGCTTGCGCGCGACCCCTCTCCGCAGCAGCCACAGCTTTGCCCCCGCTCCCCACCACCCG GAACGTGTGTTTCTGGCGTCGTCCCTgtcggcggcagcggcgcggTCTCCCGGGCCCGCCATGGCAGCGGCCGAGGCCAAGCTGAGCG TGTCAGGAATGAAACAAgtattgatatcattgtcgGATAAAACAGACTTGGCTTATCTTGGCAACGGTCTTCAGGGCTTGGG atactCTATCATCTCCACTGGTGGAACAGCATCCAGCCTGGAAGCAGCAGGAGTCAATGTAACAAAAGTTGAAGAAATCACACATTTTCCTGAAATG CTTGATGGAAGAGTGAAAACATTGCACCCAAGTATACATGGTGGTATTCTTGCCCGGAGAGACCAGGAGCATCATTTGAAGGCACTGAAGGAACATGGAATAG GGACATTTGATGTGGTTGTGGTGAATTTGTATCCTTTCTACGACAAAGTCACCTCTGGTGCCGTTTCTTTTGAGGATGGGATTGAAAATATTGATATTGGTGGGCCTACATTGATCAGAGCTGCAGCCAAG AACCATAAGGATGTTCTTGTTGTGGTGGATCATAAAGATTATCCTGCTCTATTGGAGTACCTTCAAGGAGATCAGGATGATCAGCAGTTCCGCAAGATGTTGGCATGGAAAGCCTTCCAGCATGTTGCCTCTTATGATTCCGCTGTTTCAGAGTGGTTGTGGAAGCAATCCCACAAAG GAGATACGTTCCCCCCAAGTTTTACTGTGCCTCTGGAGTTGAAGTCTATGCTTCGGTATGGTGAAAATCCTCATCAGAAGGCTGCCTTCTATGCTGACAAGAGCCTTTCTCTAGTCGGTGCTGGTGGCATTGCAACTGCTATTCAACATCATGGAAAG GAAATGTCTTATAACAACTACTTGGATGCGGATGCTGCTTGGAACTGTGTATCGGAGTTTGATAGTCCTACTTGTGTCGTGGTGAAGCACACAAATCCGTGTGGAGTGGCTTCACGACAGGATATTCTTGAAGCTTACAGATTAGCTGTAAGGGCAGATCCCGTTAGTGCATTTGGCGGAATAGTTGCTTTCAATACAACAATTGATGAG GACCTTGCGAAGGAAATTCGTGAGTTCAGGAGTCCTACAGACGGTCAAACACGGATGTTCTATGAGATAGTGGTTGCACCCAGCTATACAGAAAAGGGTCTTGAGATTCTCAAAGGGAAGTCAAAGACGCTGAGAATACTCGAGGCGAAGAGAAGCGGAAAAGGGATGCTTTCGCTTAGGCAGGTTAATGGTGGGTGGTTAGCTCAAGAGTCTGATGATCTAACCCCTGAAGACATCACCTTTACCACAGGGTCTGAGAGGGCTCCCCAAGAGAACGAGCTTTCTGATGCCAAATTTGCCTGGCTTTGTGCGAAGCATGTCAAGAGTAATGCCATTGTGATAGCCAAG AACAACTGCATGTTGGGAATGGGGAGTGGCCAGCCAAACAGacgagaaagtcttagaatCGCCTTCAGAAAGGCAGGAGATGAGGCCAAGGGAGCTGCATTGGCAAGCGACGCCTTCTTCCCCTTCG CTTGGAACGATGCCGTTGAGGAGGCGTGCCAGAACGGCATTGGAATCATCGCTCAGCCTGGAGGCAGTATCAGGGACGACGACGCCGTCGCGTGCTGCAACAAGTACGGCGTGTCGCTCGTCTTCACCGGTTTTAGGCACTTCAAGCATTAG
- the LOC133924970 gene encoding probable potassium transporter 11 has translation MASLSESEATNRGSMWELDQNLDHPMDEEAGRLKNMYREKKLSSVLLLRLAFQSLGVVFGDLGTSPLYVFYNIFPRGVDDNEDVIGALSLIIYTLTLIPLVKYVFVVLRANDNGQGGTFALYSLLCRHAKISTIPNQHRTDEELTTYSRQTYEDNSVAEKIKRWLEAHAYKRNSLLILVLIGTCTAIGDGILTPAISVLSASGGIKVQNQNMSTDIVVLVAVVILIGLFSMQHYGTDKVGWLFAPIVLLWFILIGSVGAVNLHKYDSSVLKAYNPVYIYRFFRRRGNSDIWTSLGGIMLSITGTEALFADLCHFPVLAIQIAFTLIVFPCLLLAYTGQAAYIISHKNHVADVFYLSIPDAIYWPAFVIATAAAIVASQATISATYSIIKQALALGCFPRVKVVHTSKKFIGQIYIPDINWVLLILCIAVTAGFKNQIQIGNAYGTAVVIVMLVTTFLMVPIMLLVWKSHWILVVTFIVLSLMVEVPYFVACILKIDQGGWVPLVIAAAFFIIMYVWHFCTVKRYEFEMHSKVSMAWILGLGPSLGLVRVPGIGFVYTELASGVPHIFSHFITNLPAIHSVVVFVCVKYLPVYTVPTDERFLVRRIGPKNFHMFRCVARYGYKDLHKRDEDFEKMLFDCIVLFVRLESMMDGYSDSDEFSVPEQRTDGSMSNAFLAEKSCNTMCSNGDLSYSSQDSIVPAQSPLRGDSLLRYSGQASTVGDELEFLNRCKDAGVVHILGNTIVRARRDSGIVKKLAVDYMYAFMRRICRENSVIFNVPHESLLNVGQIYYI, from the exons ATGGCGTCACTGTCAGAGAGTGAGGCGACAAACAGGGGGAGCATGTGGGAGCTGGATCAGAACCTTGATCATCCCATGGATGAGGAGGCGGGCAGACTGAAGAATATGTATAGGGAAAAG AAGTTATCATCAGTTTTGTTACTACGGCTCGCATTTCAGAGCCTTGGGGTGGTCTTTGGAGACTTGGGCACATCGCCTTTGTATGTGTTCTATAATATCTTTCCTCGTGGAGTAGACGACAATGAGGATGTTATTGGAGCTCTTTCCTTGATTATTTACACCCTCACTCTCATTCCACTTGTGAAATATGTTTTTGTTGTCCTGAGGGCAAATGACAATGGTCAAG GCGGTACATTTGCTCTTTATTCCCTATTATGCCGTCATGCAAAGATCAGCACCATACCTAATCAACACAGGACCGATGAGGAACTGACAACATATAGTCGGCAAACTTATGAGGACAATTCAGTTGCAGAAAAGATAAAGAGATGGCTAGAGGCACATGCATATAAGAGAAATAGCCTTCTTATTCTTGTTCTCATTGGTACTTGTACAGCAATTGGAGATGGAATCCTTACTCCTGCTATATCTG TTCTTTCTGCATCAGGTGGAATAAAAGTTCAGAATCAGAATATGAGTACCG ATATTGTTGTACTTGTCGCTGTGGTCATCTTAATCGGATTATTTAGCATGCAGCATTATGGCACAGATAAAGTGGGATGGCTCTTTGCACCAATAGTCCTCCTCTGGTTCATTCTAATTGGAAGTGTCGGAGCTGTGAACTTACACAAGTATGATAGCTCCGTGTTAAAAGCATACAACCCAGTATATATATACCGGTTTTTCCGACGGCGAGGGAATTCTGACATCTGGACCTCTCTGGGAGGAATCATGCTTAGCATCACAG GAACTGAAGCATTATTTGCTGATCTTTGTCATTTTCCTGTATTAGCGATTCAG ATTGCTTTCACCTTGATTGTATTCCCATGCCTTCTACTGGCGTACACAGGGCAGGCTGCCTATATAATTTCCCACAAGAATCATGTGGCTGACGTCTTTTATCTCTCCATTCCAG ATGCCATATATTGGCCAGCCTTTGTTATAGCAACTGCTGCAGCAATTGTTGCAAGTCAAGCCACCATATCTGCAACCTACTCAATAATAAAGCAAGCTCTTGCACTTGGCTGTTTTCCCCGTGTAAAGGTAGTCCACACCTCGAAGAAATTCATTGGGCAGATTTACATCCCTGACATCAATTGGGTCCTTCTGATTCTTTGTATTGCTGTAACCGCTGGATTCAAGAACCAAATCCAGATAGGAAATGCATATG GTACTGCAGTGGTTATAGTTATGCTGGTTACAACATTCCTCATGGTACCGATAATGCTGCTGGTGTGGAAGAGTCACTGGATCCTTGTCGTCACCTTTATCGTGCTCTCACTGATGGTGGAGGTTCCCTACTTCGTGGCCTGCATACTAAAGATCGACCAAGGCGGTtgggtcccacttgtcatcgCAGCAgccttcttcatcatcatgtATGTGTGGCATTTCTGCACCGTGAAGCGGTATGAATTTGAGATGCACAGCAAGGTGTCGATGGCCTGGATTCTTGGCCTTGGTCCGAGCCTTGGTCTGGTCAGGGTTCCAGGGATAGGCTTTGTGTACACCGAGCTGGCAAGTGGCGTCCCGCACATCTTCTCCCACTTCATCACCAACCTCCCTGCAATCCACTCGGTGGTTGTCTTCGTCTGCGTCAAGTATCTTCCAGTCTATACCGTCCCGACGGACGAGCGGTTCCTTGTGAGGAGAATTGGGCCAAAGAACTTCCACATGTTCCGTTGTGTCGCAAGGTACGGATACAAAGACCTCCACAAGAGAGATGAGGACTTTGAGAAGATGCTCTTCGACTGCATCGTGTTATTCGTCCGGCTCGAGAGCATGATGGATGGCTATTCCGATTCCGATGAGTTCAGCGTGCCAGAGCAGAGGACCGATGGATCAATGAGCAATGCATTCCTGGCTGAAAAATCTTGCAACACGATGTGCTCAAATGGTGACCTGAGCTACTCATCGCAGGACTCAATCGTGCCTGCGCAGTCGCCGCTCAGGGGGGACAGCCTGCTGAGGTATTCAGGCCAGGCCAGCACGGTCGGCGACGAGCTGGAGTTCTTGAACCGGTGCAAGGACGCCGGCGTCGTGCACATCCTCGGGAACACCATCGTGCGCGCACGGAGAGACTCGGGGATCGTCAAGAAGCTTGCTGTGGATTACATGTACGCCTTCATGAGGAGGATCTGCAGGGAGAACAGCGTGATATTCAACGTTCCTCACGAGAGCCTGCTCAATGTCGGGCAGATCTACTACATATGA